Genomic window (Flavobacterium oreochromis):
TTAAGATTAGATTGGAAAGCGGCAATTGAAGATTTAAAATGGGTTCTGGAATTATCTTTAAAACAAAATTTTAATTTAGTAATAGAATTACCTGATGAAAAAAGTTATGAAGAAAACGTTTCAGTATCTTTTCATCATGTTTTTCAAGATTTTGAAAAAGCATTAATAAAAAAAGGATTACAAATAGGATTTATTAATACAGAGTCAGATGAATACGTTTTTATTATACATAAAATTTTAGATAAAAAGAAATAAAAAAAGTAATAAATTTAATGGGTTATGAATATCAAGAAAGCCAAGAATAAATCTAAAAGAAGAATTATTTTTATTTTCAAATGGGATTGGAAATGATTCCTAA
Coding sequences:
- a CDS encoding DUF6630 family protein encodes the protein MIELCAPLNPKKEQIILFIEQLKKYDQNKSYYATLNCLLNFLDQNQISFILRLDWKAAIEDLKWVLELSLKQNFNLVIELPDEKSYEENVSVSFHHVFQDFEKALIKKGLQIGFINTESDEYVFIIHKILDKKK